One Solanum lycopersicum chromosome 2, SLM_r2.1 genomic region harbors:
- the LOC138341819 gene encoding G-type lectin S-receptor-like serine/threonine-protein kinase At1g11330: MKLSTREILLFPVVLVLFLSISTASGIISTNKFLRDSETLVSNDKRFIFGFFSLENSTNRYVGVMFNVQPPTVVWVANRERPLQDSRGRVTISDDGNLVILNSQNRSIWSSNISPAVRNSTAQLLDTGNLILNDSSNGRVLWESFRDPSDCFLQTMKIGVDVSTNTTNLLKSWISPSDPSVGSFSAGIQPETVPQISIWKNGKPHWRSGPWNKQVFIGVPDMTSFYLNGFDLVNDNKGTVYLTYLYANQVELMYFTLNSTGFLQQKYMDPSKNDWEVTWEFPATECDFYGKCGPFGSCDPTSSPICSCLEGFKPTNEEEWRKGNWTRGCNRKSMLESERNSSNLEQGKQDWFLKLQSMKVPDSAIWVPFVDEDCVNGCLRNTSCIAYSYYTGIGCMHWEGNLLDVQKFSMGGVDLFLRLSYSERDQKREYKVIIAIIVPVGSIILAIFGYISCKYVAKRRGWKRMSKIFLSESSPNYYKEDKITEDINQAKLEELLVYNFDILANATENFHLSSKLGQGGFGPVYKGKLPDGQEIAVKRLSQSSGQGLQEFMNEVVVISKLQHRNLVRLFGCCIERGEKMLVYEYMPKRSLDAYLFGSQQQAEEFLDWSKRVIIIEGIGRGLLYLHRDSRLRIIHRDLKASNILLDEYLNPKISDFGMAKIFAGNQDQANTSRVVGTYGYMAPEYAMEGRFSEKSDVYSFGVLLLEIISGRRNTSFHQDDGALSLLAWAWKCWIGNKIVELVDPKITELHLGKEIVRCVQVGLLCVQEYAEDRPNVSTILSMLTSEIDNLPSPKQPAFTTRPSFSKKGTSKSQGSVNNVTVTIMEGR; this comes from the exons ATGAAATTAAGCACAAGAGAGATACTTCTGTTTCCAGTTGTTCTTGTTCTGTTTCTTTCTATATCAACTGCTTCAGGTATCATTAGCACCAATAAATTCCTGCGAGATTCAGAAACTTTAGTCTCCAATGACAAAAGATTCATATTCGGGTTCTTTAGTCTTGAAAATTCGACGAATCGTTATGTTGGTGTTATGTTTAATGTCCAACCACCAACTGTAGTATGGGTTGCCAACAGAGAGAGACCTTTACAGGATTCTAGAGGAAGAGTGACAATATCTGATGATGGAAATCTTGTAATCTTGAATTCACAGAATAGGAGTATATGGTCATCAAATATTTCACCAGCTGTGAGAAATTCTACAGCGCAGCTCTTGGATACTGGAAACTTAATTTTGAACGACAGCTCCAATGGGAGGGTTCTCTGGGAAAGTTTTCGGGATCCTTCAGATTGCTTCTTGCAGACCATGAAAATTGGCGTTGATGTTAGTACTAACACGACAAATCTGCTGAAATCATGGATAAGTCCTTCAGATCCATCTGTTGGGAGTTTCTCAGCTGGTATTCAACCTGAAACAGTTCCCCAGATTTCCATATGGAAGAATGGGAAACCTCATTGGCGTAGCGGTCCATGGAATAAACAGGTTTTCATTGGGGTACCAGACATGACTTCGTTCTATCTCAATGGATTTGATCTAGTAAATGACAACAAGGGCACCGTCTACCTTACCTATTTATATGCAAATCAGGTTGAGCTGATGTATTTCACCTTGAACTCAACAGGGTTTTTGCAGCAGAAATATATGGATCCTAGTAAGAATGACTGGGAAGTAACATGGGAATTTCCTGCAACTGAGTGTGATTTTTATGGAAAATGTGGACCTTTTGGAAGCTGTGATCCTACAAGCTCACCAATCTGTTCTTGTTTAGAGGGATTTAAACCGACAAATGAAGAGGAATGGCGGAAAGGAAACTGGACTCGTGGATGCAACAGAAAGTCCATGTTAGAGAGCGAAAGGAACAGTTCTAACCTTGAGCAAGGGAAGCAAGATTGGTTTCTGAAGCTGCAGTCAATGAAAGTGCCGGATTCTGCTATTTGGGTACCTTTTGTAGATGAAGATTGTGTTAACGGTTGCTTGAGGAATACTTCCTGCATAGCTTATTCATACTACACAGGCATAGGATGTATGCATTGGGAAGGAAACTTACTTGATGTTCAGAAATTCTCCATGGGTGGGGTTGATTTATTCCTTCGCCTTTCATACTCTGAGCGAG ATCAAAAGAGAGAATATAAAGTTATCATTGCCATCATAGTCCCAGTAGGCTCGATAATTCTTGCCATTTTCGGATACATTTCCTGCAAATATGTAGCTAAGCGCAGAG GATGGAAGAGAATGAGTAAGATTTTCTTAAGTGAATCATCGCCAAACTATTACAAGGAAGACAAGATTACAGAGGACATCAATCAAGCTAAATTGGAAGAACTGCTTGTATACAACTTTGATATCTTAGCAAATGCAACTGAGAATTTTCATCTGTCCAGCAAGCTTGGACAGGGAGGTTTTGGTCCAGTTTACAAA GGGAAATTGCCAGATGGACAAGAGATTGCTGTGAAAAGGCTTTCCCAATCTTCTGGTCAGGGTCTACAGGAGTTCATGAATGAGGTTGTGGTGATTTCAAAACTTCAACATCGTAATCTTGTTAGACTTTTTGGTTGCTGCATAGAAAGAGGGGAAAAGATGCTGGTTTATGAATACATGCCAAAAAGAAGCTTGGATGCCTATCTCTTTG GGTCACAGCAACAAGCAGAAGAGTTCCTTGATTGGAGTAAACGTGTGATCATCATTGAGGGAATTGGTCGAGGCCTTCTTTACCTTCACAGGGATTCAAGACTAAGGATTATTCATAGGGATTTAAAGGCCAGCAACATTTTGTTGGATGAATACCTGAACcccaaaatttcagattttgggatggCAAAGATTTTTGCAGGCAACCAAGATCAGGCCAACACAAGCAGAGTTGTTGGAACCTA TGGTTATATGGCACCGGAATATGCAATGGAAGGAAGATTCTCAGAAAAATCAGATGTTTATAGCTTTGGAGTGTTGTTATTGGAAATTATAAGTGGAAGGAGGAACACCAGCTTTCACCAAGATGATGGTGCATTAAGCCTGCTAGCATGG GCGTGGAAGTGTTGGATTGGAAACAAGATTGTGGAATTGGTTGATCCCAAGATAACTGAACTGCACCTTGGAAAGGAAATTGTGAGATGTGTACAAGTTGGACTATTATGTGTACAAGAATATGCAGAAGACAGACCAAATGTCTCCACAATTTTGTCTATGCTCACCAGCGAAATTGATAATTTACCAAGTCCTAAACAACCTGCATTTACAACAAGACCGAGCTTTTCCAAGAAAGGCACTTCTAAATCTCAAGGCTCCGTTAACAATGTTACTGTTACTATTATGGAAGGACGATAA
- the LOC101264400 gene encoding G-type lectin S-receptor-like serine/threonine-protein kinase At1g11330 has translation MKLSLSCKNILLCCAFLVLFFLITNASSDSISINEFLQDSETLVSNNKTFKLVFFCPENSANRYVGIMFNMKSQSVIWVANRDQPLQDSSGRVTISEDGNLVILNGQGKSVWSSNISPAVRNSTAQLLDTGNLVLKDNSSERVLWESFSDLSDSYLQNMKLGTDKSTNTTNLLKSWRSPVDPSDGSFSAGIQTETIPQIFIWKNGLPHWRSGPWDKQVFIGVPNMTSFYFSGFELVNDNMGTTYFYYSYYQGDDILYLVLNSTGFLQQKYLYARKNEWEVTWATPSNECDFYRKCGPFGSCDSESSPICSCLQGFKPKNQEEWVKGNWTNGCIRKTVLEKERNNSNIEQGKQDWFLKLQSMKVPDYPIWVPSAKEDCESDCFRNFSCIAYSYYRGIGCMHWEGSLIDSQKFSKGGADLFIRLAYTEQEKKKSNKVAIRIIVPIICTIVIAILGYISSKLLAKHRGRKRKRELLSKKSFPSYYKLSLARDDINRVKFEDLPIYSFDMLANATDNFHLSSKLGQGGFGSVYKGKLPEGQEIAVKRLSQSSGQGQEEFMNEVVVISKLQHRNLVRLLGCCIERGEKMLVYEYMPKRSLDAYLFGVHIEEEYFLDWSKRVIIIEGIGRGLLYLHRDSRLRIIHRDLKASNILLDEYLNPKISDFGMARIIAGNQDQANTIRVVGTYGYMAPEYAMTGRFSEKSDVYSFGVLLLEIISGRRNTSFYQEDGALSLLAWAWKLWNENKIVELVDSKIIELQLKKEIHRCVHVGLLCVQEYAEDRPNVSTVLSMLTREIDDLPSPKQPAFTTRPTPSKKGSSRIQVSVNDVSITIMEAR, from the exons ATGAAGCTGAGCTTAAGCTGTAAGAATATACTTCTTTGTTGTGCTTTTCTTGTTCTGTTTTTTCTTATAACAAATGCTTCATCAGACTCCATTAGTATTAATGAGTTTCTGCAAGATTCAGAAACTTTAGTCTCTAATAACAAAACATTCAAATTGGTTTTTTTTTGTCCTGAGAATTCGGCGAATCGTTATGTTGGTATCATGTTTAATATGAAATCACAATCTGTTATATGGGTAGCCAACAGAGACCAGCCTTTACAAGATTCTAGTGGAAGAGTAACAATATCAGAAGATGGCAATCTTGTAATCTTGAATGGACAGGGAAAGAGTGTATGGTCATCAAATATTTCACCTGCTGTGAGGAATTCTACAGCCCAGCTCTTGGATACTGGAAACTTAGTTTTGAAGGACAACTCAAGTGAGAGAGTTCTATGGGAAAGTTTTAGTGATCTTTCAGATTCCTACTTGCAGAACATGAAACTTGGCACTGATAAGAGTACTAACACCACAAATCTGTTGAAATCATGGAGAAGTCCTGTAGATCCATCTGATGGGAGTTTCTCAGCTGGTATTCAGACTGAAACAATTCCTCAGATTTTCATATGGAAGAATGGCTTACCTCATTGGCGTAGCGGTCCATGGGATAAACAGGTTTTTATTGGAGTACCAAACATGACTTCTTTCTATTTCAGTGGATTTGAGCTAGTAAATGACAACATGGGCACCACCTACTTCTACTATTCATATTATCAAGGTGATGACATTTTATACTTAGTTTTGAACTCAACAGGATTTCtgcaacaaaaatatttatatgctaGGAAGAATGAGTGGGAAGTCACATGGGCAACTCCATCAAATGAGTGTGATTTTTATAGAAAGTGTGGACCTTTTGGAAGCTGTGATTCTGAAAGTTCACCAATTTGCAGTTGTTTGCAAGGGtttaaaccaaaaaatcaaGAGGAGTGGGTGAAAGGAAACTGGACAAATGGATGCATCAGAAAGACAGTgttagagaaagaaagaaacaactCTAACATTGAGCAGGGTAAGCAAGATTGGTTTTTGAAGTTGCAGTCGATGAAAGTGCCAGATTATCCTATTTGGGTACCTTCAGCCAAAGAAGACTGTGAAAGTGATTGCTTCAGAAATTTCTCCTGCATAGCTTATTCATACTACAGAGGCATAGGGTGTATGCATTGGGAAGGGAGCTTAATTGATTCTCAGAAATTCTCCAAGGGTGGGGCTGATTTATTCATTCGCCTTGCATATACTGAACAAG AAAAAAAGAAGAGCAATAAAGTAGCCATCAGGATCATAGTTCCAATAATTTGCACAATAGTCATTGCCATCTTGGGATACATTTCCAGCAAACTGTTGGCTAAACATAGAG GAAGGAAGAGAAAGCGTGAGCTcttatcaaaaaaatcatttccaaGCTATTACAAGCTAAGTTTGGCTAGAGATGACATTAACAGAGTTAAATTTGAAGATCTTCCGATATACAGCTTTGACATGCTAGCAAATGCAACTGACAATTTTCATCTGTCTAGCAAGCTTGGGCAGGGTGGTTTTGGTTCagtttataaa GGAAAACTTCCAGAGGGACAAGAAATTGCTGTGAAAAGGCTTTCACAGTCTTCTGGTCAGGGGCAAGAGGAGTTCATGAATGAGGTTGTGGTGATTTCCAAACTTCAGCATCGTAATCTTGTTAGACTCCTCGGCTGCTGCATAGAAAGAGGGGAGAAGATGTTGGTTTATGAATACATGCCAAAAAGAAGCTTGGATGCCTATCTCTTTG GTGTACACATTGAAGAGGAATACTTCCTTGATTGGAGCAAACGTGTGATCATCATTGAGGGAATCGGCCGAGGCCTCCTATACCTTCACAGGGATTCAAGACTAAGGATTATCCACAGGGATTTAAAGGCAAGCAACATTTTGTTGGATGAATATCTGAACcctaaaatttcagattttggtATGGCAAGAATTATTGCAGGCAACCAAGATCAAGCCAATACAATTAGGGTTGTTGGAACCTA TGGTTATATGGCACCTGAATATGCAATGACAGGAAGATTCTCAGAAAAATCAGATGTCTACAGCTTTGGCGTATTGTTACTGGAAATTATTAGCGGAAGGAGGAACACTAGCTTTTACCAAGAGGATGGTGCATTAAGCCTTCTAGCATGG GCATGGAAGTTGTGGAATGAAAATAAGATTGTCGAATTGGTTGACTCCAAGATAATTGAACTACAGCTCAAAAAGGAGATTCATAGATGTGTACATGTTGGACTATTATGTGTACAAGAATATGCAGAAGACAGGCCAAATGTCTCCACAGTTTTGTCTATGCTCACCCGGGAAATTGATGATTTACCAAGTCCTAAACAACCTGCATTTACAACAAGACCGACCCCTTCCAAGAAAGGCTCCTCTAGAATTCAAGTCTCCGTGAACGATGTTAGCATTACTATTATGGAAGCACGATAG
- the LOC101264093 gene encoding uncharacterized protein translates to MSFYRSFLLLLSCFYVVFSGASASDIITSSEPLRDSGTVFSSGKRFKLGFFSPGNSANRYVGIMFNLPSPTPTAVWVANRDKPINDSSGLLTLSEDGNLVILNGLKEIIWSSSISNSMKNSTAQLLDTGNLVLKDSSNGKVLWESFQYPTDSLLQLMKMGIDKSTNSTALLKSWRSPDDPSVGSFSAGIQLQYIPQAFIWNNTVPYWRTSPWDKQIYIGIPEMKSSYRSGVELVADNAGTAYQTYSNGNQSWILYYSLNSTGSYQEKVWDQSKKDWVVTWANPRSECDIYAKCGAFGSCNPKSSPICSCIQGFKPKNEGEWEKGEWSGGCIRRTALDCERNKTDVETGKKDGFLKMQTMGVPDFVIWVSSAKEDCESDCLSNCSCMAYSYYTGIGCMHWNRSLIDIQEYSMDGAADLFIRLAYSELAANDKKDFPVAAIAITVSIGSIIVILCGYLFWKLLAKHRERKRKSEAFLREASPKCYQNGMIKDDINQVKIEDITLYSFDMLATATDRFHSASKLGQGGFGPVYKGKLPDGQEIAVKRLSHSSGQGLQEFMNEVVVISRLQHRNLVRLLGCCTERGEKILVYDFMPNRSLDAYLFGSHQEKFLDWSKRAIIIEGTGRGLLYLHRDSRLRIIHRDLKASNILLDEYLNPKISDFGMARIFGGNQDQARTIRVVGTYGYMAPEYAMHGRFSEKSDVYSFGVLILEIVSGRKNSSFYDDEGELTLLAYAWKLWNENNIIKLIDPKIFDSSFEKQMVRCVHIGFLCVQEYAEDRPNVSSVLSMLTSDMAELSTPKQPAFTGGHASPQQSQGSVNTDTITVLEPRMATGFTFPPFWFLFLFILSCFSSFCLGGDRVTLGEIYKDGDNLTSKGGDFVLGFFSPAGTSKRYLGIWYVDIPVKTYIWVANRNKLVHDKNGTFSIDTIGNLVVKDGNGDLLWSSNVSVQTRNSTACLRDDGNLVILNNDRDAARLNSELWESFSDPTDTYVPGMEVLIERQGEQKVFRSWTNESDPSPGRYSMGVDPRGTPQIIIWDGPNRRWRSGHFDGAEFIGVPDVIRTNFFSGFRILNEGDNKLLLTYSASNTSSFLRFQLTVTGNELQQRWNEDEGEWNTLQSRPVGGCDLYNFCGNFSECNKEVCQCLEGFVPSVQEEWHAGNRTGGCVRKTELECRKNSSVSRNDSSKDDGFSTIRRVKLPDHADVAEISTEECKIKCLNDCSCNGYAHVRGINCMVWRDDLVDIEHFEEGGNTLYVRLHPSDIGKKKKTIIIVVISILAALALVVMVAIWLVCKYRARKRESKRTSEIPKNHLVRSGEFSMEYSGPGDISAEGHQGNGSELAFFSFSMVATATDDFSLANKLGQGGFGPVYKGKLPCGQEVAVKRLSQKSGQGDEEFKNEITLIAKLQHRNLVRLLGCCVEGEEKMLIYEYMPNKSLDTFLFDTARKSLLDWRKRFNIIEGIARGLLYLHRDSRLRIIHRDLKASNILLDEEMTPKISDFGMARIFGGNQNEANTNRVVGTYGYMAPEYAMEGLFSGKSDVYSFGIILLEIICGRRNTSFRTDEHSGIIGYAWEKWDEGRPMDLVDRSIWDGCQHNEALRCIHLALLCVQDLAAHRPNMSSVVLMLETDNVRLPLPRQPTYTSMRRSVDEDIWHGNQDLTSSNNVTVSVLIGR, encoded by the exons ATGAGCTTCTATCGATCATTTCTTCTTTTGCTCAGTTGCTTTTACGTAGTCTTTTCTGGTGCCAGTGCTTCAGACATCATTACCAGTAGTGAGCCCCTGAGGGACTCGGGAACTGTCTTTTCGAGTGGCAAAAGATTTAAACTGGGATTTTTTAGTCCTGGGAATTCTGCAAATCGTTATGTAGGGATTATGTTTAACCTACCATCACCAACACCAACTGCAGTATGGGTAGCTAACAGAGACAAGCCTATAAATGATTCTAGCGGATTACTCACACTATCAGAAGATGGCAATCTAGTAATCTTGAATGGACTGAAGGAGATAATATGGTCATCCAGTATTTCAAACTCTATGAAGAATTCTACTGCTCAACTCTTGGACACTGGCAACTTAGTCTTGAAAGATAGCTCAAACGGGAAAGTTCTATGGGAAAGCTTTCAATATCCTACAGATTCTCTCTTACAGCTCATGAAAATGGGCATCGATAAGAGTACTAACTCAACGGCTCTCCTGAAATCATGGAGAAGTCCTGATGATCCATCTGTTGGGAGCTTCTCAGCTGGAATTCAACTTCAATACATCCCCCAGGCTTTTATTTGGAATAACACCGTTCCTTACTGGCGTACTAGTCCATGGGATAAACAGATCTATATTGGAATACCCGAAATGAAATCTTCCTATCGCTCTGGTGTTGAACTTGTAGCTGATAATGCTGGCACCGCATACCAAACTTATTCCAACGGAAATCAGTCTTGGATACTCTATTATTCCTTGAACTCAACAGGGTCTTATCAGGAGAAGGTTTGGGATCAAAGTAAGAAGGATTGGGTGGTAACGTGGGCAAATCCCCGAAGTGAGTGTGATATTTATGCTAAGTGTGGGGCATTTGGAAGCTGTAATCCAAAGAGCTCTCCAATATGCAGTTGCATACAAGGTTTTAAGCCTAAAAATGAAGGAGAATGGGAGAAAGGAGAATGGTCTGGTGGATGCATCAGAAGGACTGCATTAGACTGTGAAAGGAACAAAACTGATGTTGAGACGGGAAAAAAGGATGGGTTTTTGAAGATGCAGACAATGGGAGTACCAGATTTTGTAATTTGGGTATCCTCTGCGAAAGAAGACTGTGAAAGTGACTGTTTAAGTAACTGTTCCTGCATGGCATATTCGTACTACACAGGCATTGGTTGTATGCATTGGAATAGAAGCTTAATTGATATTCAAGAATACTCCATGGATGGGGCGGCTGATTTGTTCATTCGTCTTGCCTACTCTGAACTTG CTGCAAATGACAAGAAAGATTTCCCTGTAGCAGCTATTGCAATCACTGTTTCAATAGGCTCAATAATAGTTATCTTATGTGGATATCTTTTCTGGAAATTGTTGGCTAAACACAGAG aaagaaagaggaaaagTGAAGCATTCTTAAGAGAAGCATCTccaaaatgttaccaaaacggcATGATTAAAGATGATATCAATCAAGTCAAGATTGAAGATATCACCTTGTACAGCTTTGACATGTTAGCAACTGCAACTGACAGATTTCACTCAGCTAGCAAGCTGGGGCAAGGAGGCTTTGGTCCAGTCTACAAA GGAAAATTGCCAGATGGACAAGAAATTGCAGTTAAAAGGCTTTCACATTCTTCTGGGCAGGGGCTACAGGAGTTTATGAATGAGGTAGTCGTGATATCTAGACTACAACATCGTAATCTTGTTAGGCTCCTCGGCTGCTGCACAGAAAGAGGGGAAAAGATCCTGGTGTATGATTTCATGCCCAATAGAAGCTTAGATGCATATCTTTTTG GTTCACACCAGGAAAAGTTCCTAGATTGGAGTAAACGAGCCATCATTATTGAAGGAACTGGTCGAGGCCTCCTTTACCTTCACAGAGACTCAAGACTACGAATTATTCATAGAGATCTGAAGGCAAGCAACATCCTGTTGGACGAATACCTAAACCCAAAAATTTCGGATTTTGGCATGGCGAGGATTTTTGGAGGCAATCAAGACCAGGCACGCACTATAAGAGTTGTTGGCACATA TGGTTACATGGCCCCTGAATATGCAATGCATGGAAGATTCTCAGAAAAATCAGATGTCTACAGCTTCGGTGTGTTGATATTGGAAATTGTCAGTGGAAGGAAGAACTCTAGCTTTTATGATGATGAAGGTGAACTGACTCTACTTGCATAT GCATGGAAGTTGTGGAATGaaaacaatatcataaaattgatagACCCTAAAATATTTGATTCGAGCTTCGAAAAACAGATGGTGAGATGTGTACATATTGGATTCTTATGTGTTCAAGAATATGCAGAAGATAGGCCAAATGTCTCGTCAGTTCTGTCAATGCTGACTAGTGATATGGCTGAACTATCTACTCCTAAACAACCTGCATTTACCGGAGGACATGCTTCACCACAGCAAAGCCAAGGGTCCGTGAATACTGATACCATAACTGTACTGGAACCACGA ATGGCCACTGGATTTACCTTCCCCCCCTTTTGGTTCCTGtttcttttcattctttcttgTTTCTCCTCATTCTGTTTAGGTGGTGACAGAGTTACACTAGGAGAGATTTATAAAGATGGTGATAACCTTACTTCTAAAGGAGGGGATTTTGTGTTGGGGTTCTTTAGTCCTGCAGGTACTAGTAAAAGGTATCTTGGTATATGGTATGTTGATATACCAGTAAAGACATATATATGGGTTGCCAACAGGAACAAGCTTGTTCATGATAAAAATGGTACCTTTTCAATTGATACAATTGGGAATTTGGTTGTTAAAGATGGAAATGGAGATTTACTATGGTCGTCTAATGTTTCTGTTCAAACCAGAAATTCTACGGCTTGTCTGAGAGACGACGGCAATCTTGTCATCCTTAATAATGACAGGGATGCTGCGAGGTTAAATTCTGAATTATGGGAGAGCTTCTCGGATCCTACAGATACATATGTGCCTGGAATGGAAGTTCTCATAGAAAGACAAGGCGAGCAAAAAGTTTTCCGTTCTTGGACAAATGAGAGTGACCCTTCACCTGGGAGGTACTCAATGGGAGTTGATCCTCGTGGAACACCTCAGATTATTATTTGGGATGGACCGAATAGACGATGGAGGAGTGGACATTTTGATGGAGCGGAATTCATTGGTGTTCCAGATGTGATCAGAACAAATTTTTTCTCTGGTTTCAGAATTCTAAACGAAGGAGATAATAAATTGTTACTCACTTACAGTGCCTCAAATACATCTTCTTTTCTGAGGTTTCAGCTTACTGTGACTGGAAATGAGCTGCAACAGAGGTGGAACGAAGACGAGGGTGAATGGAACACGTTACAATCTAGGCCAGTAGGTGGTTGTGACTTGTACAACTTTTGTGGGAATTTTTCAGAATGTAATAAAGAAGTATGTCAATGTCTAGAAGGATTTGTACCAAGTGTTCAGGAGGAGTGGCATGCTGGGAACCGAACTGGAGGATGTGTTAGGAAGACAGAATTGGAATGCAGGAAAAATAGCAGTGTTTCAAGGAATGATAGTTCAAAAGATGATGGATTCTCGACTATTCGGAGAGTTAAATTACCTGACCATGCTGATGTTGCAGAAATAAGCACAGAAGAGTGCAAAATCAAGTGCCTGAATGATTGTTCCTGCAATGGTTATGCTCATGTCAGAGGAATCAATTGTATGGTATGGCGTGATGATTTAGTTGATATAGAGCATTTTGAGGAAGGTGGGAACACTCTTTATGTTCGTCTTCATCCTTCTGATATCG gtaaaaaaaagaagactaTCATAATTGTTGTAATATCAATTCTAGCAGCTCTGGCGTTGGTTGTTATGGTAGCCATTTGGCTAGTGTGCAAGTACAGGGCCAGAAAACGAG AATCCAAGAGGACCAGTGAAATTCCCAAAAACCATTTAGTTAGGAGTGGAGAGTTCTCCATGGAATATTCTGGACCAGGTGACATCAGTGCTGAAGGGCATCAAGGAAATGGTTCAGAATTAGCATTTTTCAGCTTCAGCATGGTGGCGACAGCTACTGACGACTTCTCTCTTGCAAACAAGCTTGGGCAAGGGGGATTCGGCCCCGTTTACAAG GGAAAGCTACCTTGTGGTCAAGAGGTTGCTGTAAAAAGGCTTTCACAAAAGTCTGGACAAGGTGATGAGGAGTTCAAGAACGAGATCACTCTAATAGCAAAATTGCAACACAGAAATCTTGTTAGACTTTTAGGTTGCTGTGttgaaggagaagaaaaaatgcTGATTTATGAGTACATGCCCAACAAAAGCTTAGATACATTTCTATTTG ATACTGCTAGGAAATCCCTGTTAGACTGGAGAAAACGCTTCAACATTATCGAAGGAATTGCCCGAGGATTACTGTATCTCCATAGAGATTCAAGGCTTAGAATAATCCATAGGGATCTAAAGGCTAGTAACATTCTGTTGGATGAAGAAATGACCCCAAAAATTTCAGACTTTGGCATGGCCAGAATATTTGGAGGAAACCAAAATGAAGCAAATACAAATAGGGTTGTAGGAACATA TGGATATATGGCTCCTGAGTATGCTATGGAAGGCCTGTTCTCTGGCAAGTCTGATGTCTACAGCTTTGGCATAATATTGCTTGAAATTATATGTGGACGGAGAAATACAAGCTTTCGGACAGATGAGCATTCAGGCATCATTGGATAT GCATGGGAGAAGTGGGATGAAGGTAGACCAATGGACCTGGTGGATCGTTCAATTTGGGATGGTTGTCAACACAATGAAGCATTGAGATGTATACACTTGGCATTGCTTTGTGTTCAAGATTTGGCGGCTCACAGACCAAACATGTCTTCTGTGGTTCTGATGCTGGAAACTGACAATGTAAGGTTGCCCTTGCCTAGGCAACCTACCTATACTTCAATGAGAAGATCTGTGGATGAAGATATATGGCATGGGAATCAGGATTTAACATCTTCCAACAATGTCACAGTTAGTGTACTAATAGGTAGATGA